In the Bacillus shivajii genome, one interval contains:
- a CDS encoding ATP-binding protein: MMLWRSVVGKLWLTILLLVTVVLTVLMILLLQYFQYFHTVQAEDQLKNHATLIGSLLENADSTEAAKTMSENIAETYSTTAVIITEDEQYWNTTDVTDHDLPISVFFEDRDLSRVFVENESVVAQGNYSMSEDVLIVGEPVTFAVGNEGAIFVYQSLNEVEQATNRTKHIIFLAAGIAIVLTTIFAFFLTTRITAPLRKMRKASLEVAKGNFNTKVPILTNDEIGLLGIAFNRMARALNTNLTALNQEKEQLSRILSSMADGVITLDRGGSVMVTNPPANEFISAWLYEQGYEVEESGHLPEELQNLFEKVVEEEKEQMTEVDIQGRSWVVLMTPLYGRIDVRGAVAVLRDMTEERLHDKLRKDFIANVSHELRTPISMLQGYSEAIIDGIAASEEEKIELAQIIYEESLRMGRLVNELLDLARMEAGHITLNTEEIQINEFGQRILRKFQGVAKEHRIELSGELKDIEKPITADSDRLEQVLTNLIDNAIRHTPEGGKVTLRLDPYHNGIKFDVEDTGSGIPEEDLPFVFERFYKADKARTRGRSGTGLGLAIVKNIVEAHNGKVSAHSKVNEGTTFSVFIPHESE; this comes from the coding sequence TGGCTTACAATTCTCTTACTAGTAACAGTTGTACTAACTGTATTAATGATATTACTTTTACAATATTTCCAGTATTTTCATACCGTTCAGGCAGAAGACCAGTTGAAAAATCATGCCACTTTAATTGGATCTTTATTAGAAAACGCCGATTCCACTGAGGCAGCGAAAACAATGAGTGAAAATATTGCAGAAACTTATTCGACAACAGCTGTGATTATTACGGAAGATGAACAGTATTGGAATACAACTGACGTAACTGACCACGACTTACCAATCTCGGTCTTTTTCGAAGATCGAGATCTTTCGCGTGTTTTCGTTGAAAATGAATCGGTTGTGGCCCAAGGAAATTACTCGATGTCAGAAGATGTATTAATCGTAGGAGAACCTGTTACATTTGCTGTTGGTAATGAGGGTGCAATTTTTGTTTATCAATCACTTAATGAAGTAGAACAAGCGACAAATCGAACGAAACATATTATCTTTTTAGCAGCGGGAATCGCGATTGTATTAACGACAATCTTTGCTTTCTTTCTAACAACAAGAATTACAGCTCCTTTAAGAAAGATGCGAAAAGCATCATTAGAAGTCGCAAAAGGAAATTTTAATACGAAAGTGCCAATCTTAACAAATGATGAAATTGGATTATTAGGGATTGCTTTTAACCGCATGGCAAGAGCTTTAAATACGAACTTAACAGCATTAAATCAAGAAAAAGAACAACTTTCTCGTATTTTGAGTTCAATGGCTGATGGCGTTATTACTTTAGATCGTGGTGGTTCAGTAATGGTAACAAACCCACCAGCTAACGAATTTATTAGTGCATGGCTTTATGAACAAGGATACGAAGTTGAAGAATCTGGACATTTGCCGGAGGAGTTACAAAACTTGTTCGAAAAGGTTGTAGAGGAAGAAAAAGAGCAAATGACAGAAGTTGATATTCAAGGTCGAAGTTGGGTTGTTCTAATGACTCCACTATATGGCCGAATTGATGTTCGAGGGGCAGTAGCTGTTTTAAGAGATATGACTGAAGAGAGATTGCATGATAAATTACGTAAAGATTTCATTGCAAATGTCTCACATGAATTAAGAACCCCAATCTCTATGCTTCAAGGATATAGTGAAGCAATTATTGACGGTATTGCAGCTTCAGAAGAAGAGAAAATCGAACTCGCACAAATTATTTATGAAGAATCGTTACGAATGGGAAGATTAGTTAATGAACTGCTTGACCTTGCGAGAATGGAAGCAGGTCATATTACATTAAATACAGAAGAAATACAAATCAATGAATTTGGTCAACGTATTTTACGAAAGTTCCAAGGTGTTGCTAAAGAACATCGAATAGAGCTATCTGGAGAACTTAAAGATATTGAAAAGCCAATCACTGCAGATTCTGACCGGTTAGAACAAGTGTTGACGAATTTAATTGATAATGCAATTCGTCATACCCCTGAAGGTGGTAAAGTTACATTAAGGCTTGATCCTTATCATAATGGCATTAAATTTGATGTCGAAGATACCGGTTCTGGCATTCCAGAAGAAGATCTACCATTTGTATTCGAACGTTTCTATAAAGCTGATAAAGCGAGAACAAGAGGGAGATCGGGAACTGGGCTTGGTTTAGCAATAGTGAAAAATATTGTCGAAGCGCATAACGGAAAGGTGTCAGCTCACAGCAAAGTGAACGAAGGTACGACATTTTCTGTGTTCATACCGCATGAGTCTGAATAA